In Desulfofustis limnaeus, the genomic stretch AGGCATCGACCTGTCCCCCGCCATGCTGGCACGGGCGAGCCGCAACCTTGCAGCAGCAGGGTGTATGAATCGGGTTCGATTGTCTGTTGGTGATGCTGAAGCACTGGACGCTCCCAGTGGGCAGGTTGAAGCGGTTGTCAGCCGCTGGTTACTCTGGACGTTGCCCCAACCCCGCCGGGCCTTGGCAGAAATGGTGAGGATTCTTGCGCCGGGCGGTGTGCTCGTTTGCATTGATGGACAGTTTCAGGAGATGGGAGCCTTTGCTCGATGGAGGTCTGCTCTGGTTGATATGGTCCTGACCGGTCGGTTGCCCGATTGGCGCAGCCCCGCTTATTCTCAGATAAAGGGGGCGCTTCCCTGTCTTGATGGTCCGGCAATTGCTAATTCCTTGCAACAATTGGGTTTGGTGGATCTGTCTTTCCGGTGGCTTCCCGCAAAGGATACTGATGGAAAGGTGAAAAACTGGCTAATGGGATCGGCCTGGAATTCTTATCTGGTCTCAGGAAGGAAACCGAAATGATTGTTGCTTTGACCGAGGATGTACACTCCTCTTCCCGTTTCGTGCAAAGGGTTTGCTTCATCGCCGTTGCTTTTATTGGCTGATGGAAAACGTATGAAAACGTATATCGTCCATCGGTTCCTGCAACTTATTCCCATTGTCCTGGGCATAACCTTCTTTTCCTTTGCCTTGATGCAATCGGTAGCTGGCGATGCCGTGGATGCTCTTTATGACAATATATCAGGAGGCGTATCCGAAGAGATCAAGGCCGAGAGAAGAGCGGAACTCGGGTTGGACAAGCCGTTTCTCGTACAGTATGCGAACTGGTTCAAAGGGTTGGTCCAGGGTGATATGGGGATCTCCTATCTGTCCGGCAAAGCGGTTTTTCCCACCTTCATGTCAAAATTACCGGCCACGCTTCTTTTGATGCTCTCGTCCATTCTGCTGACCGTTACTGTTTCGATACCGCTCGGCGTCCTTGCTGCAGTGAAACAGAACCGGAAAATCGATTATGTCGTCCGGGGCCTGACTTTTGCAGGAAATTCCCTCCCGGGGTTCTTTACCTCGCTTCTCCTCATCTATTTTTTTTCTTTGAAACTCAGGTTGCTGCCGGTCATGGGTGGAACCATAGGGATCAAGAGCATTATCCTGCCGACCTTGACCCTTGCCATTGCCATGTCGTCGAAATATATCCGGCAGGTTCGGGCGACGGTCCTGGAAGAGTTGCAGAAGGATTACGTAACGGGGGCGCGGGCAAGGGGGATCAGAGAGCCGGTGATTATGTTTGCCAGTGTCCTGAAGACCGCAATGCTGACGATCATCACGCTCCTGGCTTTGTCGATTGGTTCATTGTTGGGAGGGACGGCGATCATTGAGACGATCTTCATGTGGGACGGTGTGGGAAAGCTGGCCGTGGATTCCATTCTCATGCGCGATTACCCGATGATACAAGCATATGTGATCTGGATGGCCTTGATTTATGTTGCTGTGAACCTCATTACCGATCTCCTCTATCATTTCCTAGATCCTCGCATTCGCAAGGCGCACCATGGGTGAGCGTTAATCAATGCTGCAGGAATGACGCAAGATATCACCGATGGAAGCCGGATTCAGGATCTCTAAAAGCAATCGATTTCGCATGCTTTTGTCCTTGGCAGGATTGCTGCTTCTAGCGTCCGCGTTTTCTCCGGTATTGGCTCCGTACGATCCGTATGCACAGGACTTGTCCCAGGCATTACAGGCGCCGAGCAGTATGCATTGGCTCGGTACGGATCGCTATGGGAGGGACATGCTGTCACGGGTGATGGTGGGAGGACGGACGACTCTTTTCACAGCGCTGTTTTTGGTGGCCCTCATATCTGTTTTTGGCACGCTGGTGGGCGTCGTCAGCGGCTACAAAGGCGGCCGAATAGATACGCTTCTGATGAGAGCTTCAGACATTTTTCTGGCCTTTCCCGGGATGGTTTTTGCTATAGCGGTCGCTGGTGTGTTGGGGGGCGGGCTGATAAACGCGGTGATGGCCCTGGCGTTCATCTCCTGGCCCAAGTATGCGCGACTGGCACGGGGGCAAGTCCTTTCCATAAAAAGCCTTCCTTATTTTTCGGCTGCCCGGCTGAGCGGCTCGGGCACGATGAAGATCATATTCAGGCATATTCTACCGAATATCACGGGAATCATATTGGTGACGGCAACCCTGGATATAGGAACGATGATCATGGAACTGGCTGCCCTTTCTTTTCTGGGGTTAGGGGCTACCCCGCCGACTCCGGAATGGGGTTCGATGATGAGTAATGGACGGAGCATGCTGCAAACGTCACCATGGGTGATCCTGGCTCCCGGTTGTGCCATTTTCATCTCGGTGGTGATTTTCAATTTGCTGGGGGATACCGTACGGGATGTACTGGATCCGAAGAACAATCAATAAGAGAGAGTGACAAATGAAAAAAGCAAGAGGAATCGGATCGCTGCTTGCGGTCACCATGCTCGCTGTGAGCATGGTGACCGCTGGGCCGGCAAATGTATCGGCTGCTTCGTCCGGCACCGGTGAAGCACAAGGGAAGGTGTTCAATTACGGAACCATGGCATATGGCGTTGCCATGGGCAATGTGGGGGTGAATCCCCACGAAGGCTACAGCGGCTGGTCTGCGATCCGCTACGGCGTCGGCGAGACGCTGTTCAAATTCAATGCAGCCATGGAACTGGAGCCCTGGCTGGCAAAAGGGTATGAACAGGTTGACCCGTATACGATTCGGATCGATCTCCGTGATAATGTCTTTTTCTCCAACGGCGAGAAGATGACCGGGGAATCGGTTAAGGCATGCCTGGAGCATTTGCTCGCCGTGCATAACCGTGCTCCCAAGGACTTGCAGATCAAGTCGATAACGGCGGACGGGCAAAGCATCACGATCATTTCAGAGACGAAGGTTCCGGCGCTTCTGAACTACCTGAGCGATCCGTATGGCGCGATTATCGATATGAAGGCAGGTATTAGCGAAGACAAGAATGTCGTGGGGACAGGCCCGTATGTGGCAACACAGATCTCCGATACGGAAATCAGCCTCGTTGCTAATGGCCGGTACTGGAACGGTACCCCCAAGGTAGGCACAATCAATATCAAGTCCATCACCGACGGAGACACCTTAACGATGGCTCTCCAGTCCGGAGAGATCGATGCAGCGCAAGGCTTGCCGTATGCGAGCCTGCAATTGTTCAGAAATGATGACAGATCAGTAGTGTCCGGTTAAGAGTTGAAAGGCACGATGTAACATGTTGTATTAATATATCATTAGCGACAAAATGACCATAATCGACTTGAAATCTTATCCCGTTCTAGGGAAGTTCTTCGGCAAAACCCTGGAGGGGGGTACACATGTTTGCCGGACAATTGATTTTCAAGCAGGTTATGGAGTTCATGCCGTTGCCAACCTTTCGCCGGTGTGTAGCCAAATACCAAGGCGAACGCCGAATAAGGAAGTTTTCCTGCCTCGATCAATTTCTGTGCATGGCTTTTGCCCAAATCACTTACCGGGAGAGTCTTCGCGATATCGAGGCGTGTCTCCGTTCTCAGCAAAAGAAGCTCTATCATATGGGCATCCGTGGCAGAGTTTCCAAATCCACGCTCGCCGACGCCAACGAAATTCGCGACTGGCGGATTTATGCCGAGTTAGCTCAACATCTTATCGCAATCGCTCGCGAACTCTACAAAGAAGATTCGTTCATCGACGATCTCGACGAGACAATCTATGCTCTGGACTCGACCACTATCGACCTGTGCCTCTCTGTTTTTCCCTGGGCAGCATTCCGGAAAACAAAAGCTGCGATCAGACTCCATACCCTCCTGGACCTCAAAGGAAACATCCCAACGTTTATCCATATCTCCGACGGCACATTGCACGATGTCAACGCGCTCGATATCTTAACCCTGGAAGTTGGCGCCTATTATGTCATGGATCGGGGCTACTTGGACTTCGAAAGATTAAACAAATTCAATCAAGTACCTGCCCACTTCGTAACTCGTGCCAAATCGAACACCCAATACAAACGACGTTACTCACACCCAATCGACAAAAGCACCGGCCTGATCTGCGACCAAACGATTGTGCTTACCGGATTCTATGCCAGAAAGGACTACCCGGGAGCACTTCGTCGGGTAAAATTTCGCGACGAGAAGACAGGAAAAACGTTGGTCTTTCTCACCAACAATTTCACTTTACCGGCATTGACGATAGCACACCTCTATCGCAGCCGCTGGCAAGTAGAGTTGTTTTTCAAATGGATCAAACAACACCTCAGAATAAAGAACTTTTTCGGTACATCGGAGAACGCGGTAAAAACACAAATCTGGATTGCGGTCTCCGTATACGTGTTGGTAGCCATCATGAAAAGGCGGTTCAACCTGCAAGAAAGTCTCTACACAATTTTACAGATTTTGAGCGTCAATGTTTTTGAGAAAACCCCTTTTTATCAGTTGGTTACTGAAAGAGATTACAATGCCGAGACCAGCTCTCCCGGTAAGCAACTGAATTTATTCGACTAACAACCGGACACTACTGATGACAGATACAAGATCAGTTCAGCAAGTACCTCCCGGGTGTATCAAGCTTGCATGAACTATAAATCCAAAGTCATCCAGGATGATGCCGTTCGCAAAGCCATCGCCATGGGTATAGACAAGGAGGGATTCACCTCGGTATTGCTGCAAGGCAACGGGTCTCCCGCTGTTGGACCGTTTCCCGCCAACTTCAAGTTTGGTGGGGATGCGGTGAAGGGTGAGCCGTACGACATCGAAGGGGCGAAACAAGTTCTTGAAAATGCTGGCTGGGTGGACAGCGATGGCGACGGTATCCGGGAAAAGGACGGGCACAAGCTGGCCATCGATTGGCTTACCTATACCTCGCGTCAGGAACTTCCGTTGCTTGCGGAATCGGTGCAGGCGACACTCAAGCTGGCCGGAATGGATGTGAAGGTCAATGCGACTGACAATTCCAAAGATTTCCTGAAAGCGGGGAAATGGGATGTGTATGCCAGTGCCTTCGTGGCGGCACCTACCGGGGATCCGCAGTATTATTTTACCACTCATGTGGTGGCGAGTTCGGACTATAATCGAGGTGGCTATCATAATGAGATGGTGGAGAAATGGGTCGAAGAACTGCGCAACGAATTTGATCCGGCCAAAAGGGGTGAGCTTGCCGTGAAGATATCGCAGCAGATCCTGGATGATCACGCCTATGCCTATGCGTCTCATCTGAAGATGTCTTTTGTGATGAAGAAGGGAGTGACCGGCTTTGTCGCGCATCCCTCTGACTACTACGAAATCACCGCCAACCTGGACAAGAATGAGTAGCAGTCCTCCGTTCCCACTGCTGGAGATCAGAAATGTCAAGATCTGCTACAGTGGAATACCCGTTATCTCTGATCTGAACCTCAGTGTCCGCACTGGTGAGATTCTGAGCATCGTCGGGGAGTCGGGAAGCGGAAAGAGCACGCTGATCAATGCGGTTATGGGCCTTCTGGGAAGCGAGGGGCATGTCACTAAAGGGGAGATTTTTTTCAAAGAAACAAACCTTTTGAGCATGACTCCAGAGGCCCGGCGGAGGACGAGGGGCCCGGAGATGGGCATGGTTTTCCAGAACCATGCCTCGTCTCTGTGCCCGATCCGAACGATTGGCGCCCAATATTACGAGGCTGTCAAGGCGCATCGTAAAATCAGTAGAGACGAAGTCGAAGGTCTGGCCGCGGCATTGTTTGAGCGGATGAATCTCAAGAATGTCTCCCGGATCCTGGCAAGTTATCCTTTCGAATTGTCCGGCGGAATGAGCCAGCGAGTCGGGATCGCCATGGCCATGCTATTGGAACCGGCTCTTTTGCTTACCGATGAGCCGACGTCAGCATTGGATGTGATTGTCAAGGCTATGGTTTCTAACGAACTGAAAAAACTCCGGAAAGAGAAAGGGACTTCAATTGTCATGGTAACCCATGATATCGGCCTAGCAGCCATTCTTTCTGATAACATCGCTGTTCTTAACCAGGGCCGGCTGGTGGAATACGGGGCAACATCATCTGTTATCATTGATCCGCAAGACGACTACACCAGAGAATTGATCCGGGCGGTGCCCAGAATAGTCAAGAGATGAAAGCATGGAAGCGTTGCTGACAGCGAGAGGGATTTCCAAGCACTACCATGTCGGCCGCGAACGGGTGCAAGCTGTTCATGATGTGTCATTGCGGATCGGTCGGGGGGAGTGTGTTGGTCTCGTTGGTGAAAGCGGCTGCGGAAAGAGCACTATCGCCGGGATTATTACATCTCTGATACCGGCCGATACTGGCAGAGTCCTGCTTGAAGGACGAGATATCAGCGCTGGTTGTGGCAAAAAGCAAAACGCATGCACAGCCATCCAAATGGTTTTTCAATCACCAGCCGATTCTTTCAATCCGCGTCTGACGCTTGGCGACAGTATCAGAGAGGGATTGATCAACAAAGGGATTGGAAAAAAAGAATCGCGAAAACGGACGATTGAATGTCTCGGCTTATGCGGACTGGCAAAGGCCTTCGTCGATCGTTACCCCCACCAGGTCAGTGGGGGAGAGTGTCAGCGAGCATCGATAGCGCGGGCTATTGCGGTACAACCGAAGCTTCTTATTTGCGATGAGGCGACGAGTGCTCTTGATGTGACGACACAGGCACAAGTAATAGATCTCATAGCGAAATTGAGAAGAGAATTACGCATGTCTTGTTTACTAATTAGCCATGATATAGCCTTGATCTGGGAAATATGCGATCGCGTGATGATTATGCGCGAAGGAGAAATAATCGAGGACGGCATACCGTCTGAAATAATCTCACACCCAAGACAAGAGGGTTCCTTGAAAAATAGGGGCTAAAAATCTGGCAAATTATTCAAAAAAATCAGCGAAAAATCTCTGAAAATATATTAATATCAACACGTTGGTTATGATATCACCATTTCATTCCCCCTTTTCAGAGATAGCGCCATGACACAATTCGGCCTCTTCGATTATCACAAGCGACTCTCCCGGATCGATAAAGCCGGTGATCCCCTGATCGAACTCAATAAGGTGGTTGATTGGGAACAGTTCCGTGTCCTCATCAACCGTGCACTTGAGAAACCGCGTAAATCTCCAGCCGGTGCCAAGGGCTACGACCCAATCCTGCTGTTCAAGATCCTGATTCTCCAGTCTTTGTACAATCTCTCCGACGAGGCCATGGAGTATCAGATCCTTGATCGCTATTCGTTTTCCCGGTTCCTTGGTATTCGTGAAGGTTCCAAGGTGCCCGATGCCACCACCATCTTCCGCTTCCGGGATGAACTGGCCAAAGCCGGCGTGGTGGAGCTGCTGTTTACCCAGTTCGATCAGTTCCTCCGTGAGCATGGCTTTCGTGCGCAAAAGGGCCAGATTGTCGATGCCTCCATTATCCGCGTTCCCACTCAGCGCAACAGCCGGGAAGAAAACGAAGATATCAAAGCCGGCACACCCATCACCTCATGGGACGAACCGAAACGCCGGCAAAAAGATACCGATGCCCGCTGGACCAAGAAGAACGGCAAAGCGTTCTTTGGCTACAAGAACCATGTCAGTATCGACGTCGGTCACAAGTTCATTCGCAGCTATGAGGTCACCGACGCCAGTGTCCATGACAGTCAAGTGTTTACCGAGCTGCTTGACCCGGAAAATACCAGTAATGACGTCTGGGCCGATTCTGCGTACCGTTCCGAAGAATCGTTGCAGGAGTTGGCACAACAAGGGTTTCAAGAACACCTGCAGCTCAAGGGCAACCGGCACCGAAAGCTGACCGACGAAGAGCGCCAGGCGAATCGGACCAGATCGAAGATCCGTAGCCGTGTCGAACATGTCTTCGGGGTGATGGCCATGCGTACCGGCAGTACACTGATGCGCGGGATTGGCATGGTCAGAATCAGGGCCAAGATCGGCTTGCGCAATTTGGCTTACAATGTGAGCCGTTTTGCACTGCTGGCCACCGCTTAACAGCAGACGTGCGCCTTCAGAACGTAGAAGGCGCTCACCGGCTCCTGAAAGAGCGATACGTGAGATCAAGAGAGCAGAAAATCGTCTCATGGCCGTCATAGTTTGACGAAAAACGGTGTTCATGAGTGCAGATTTTTACGGCGCAACAACGCGTTTATTGAAAATGGCATTATTCAAGGTGCCCAAGAATATACAAAAAGCCTTATCGAGGCTGCTTTTCTGTCAAGTGATTGGCAGAAGATCTGCATTTGAATTACTTCCCATCATTGTCTCCTCTACTCCCTGCTCACTTAAGAAAATCAATCAAAGAACTTCTCTAAGAGCTTCGGAGAGGTTTTCATTGACACTGATTAAACCCTTTGTTATCTGTGTTACGAAATAAAAAAAAGTAATATTATTTGGTGGAAACGCTCAATCGCTTGATACCCGGCTCGCAAGAGCAAAACCTGAGAATGGATAAAGCAGAAGCACTCCGCTCCATTTACCATGATCACCTGATCTATATTCAACAGAAGGTTCGGGTCGATTACGACAATTGGCGGCAGCAGCCGGTACGTTTCTACTTTTCCGGCAGATCGTTCGAAATCACGACTGTCGTCTGTCACTTCAGAATACATCCGGATCGGCCGGCAAGCGGTTATCTCATCCAAACGACCGATCGCACTGTCTTCTGTTTGTATTCCCAATTGGAAACCGTCGAACGGCGGCAGATCGTAGCGCGCGGTTTCTGGGTGCTCAGTTTTCGTATTCAGAATGACGACGAATTGATGTCATGGTATGTGGAGGATCGAAAAATGCTCGGCAATCTTTCTCTGAAACGAATCACTTCATTTCATGGACATGTGTGCCCGGAACTGGCTGTCGGGGCGAAGTTTTGCGAGTTCGTTCAGAATCTCTTCAATAACGGCATTATCCCTGTTTCAGGATATTCGGTGCTTGCCGAAAACAACACCTCCGCATTGGATGCTATTCAGGTCCTGCTCGGTGCAACATTGGGCAATCAGCGCTTATCGGTAACGGATAACGGCAAGCATGTGTATACGCTGTTCAGTCATTCAGAAAAAAAGGGATGGAAGGCACGGCTGCGGTCATTGCCTTTTGATGATCGCAGGTTGTTCGAATCGTTGCAGGAGACAATAAGCAGAGAACGAGCCTCCCTGGATGACATCGTTTCATTTCAGCATTTGTTGGACGAGCGTGTCGAACGTCTTCTGGCAATGAGCGTCGAAGAACTGTTTCATATCGAAGAAGCCTCCTATGAAACGGTGCCGCATGAATCTGCCGTTGCCTATCATCTCTGTTCAGTTTGCAGCGATTTCGTCCTGGTCAGCCACAGTATCAAGAAGGACGATGCCATCATGTGTATGCCCTGCTTTCAGAAGATGGCTCTCAGCAGGTTGGGGGCTACCGGTGTCCATTGACACCAATGACTGCTACCTGGTCAATGATCGTGGCTGTGCTCTTCTTGGTCATGATTGACATGGTCGTGTTCGTGGATCTTGGCCGTGGGCTCGTGAGCATGCTCATGCCCGGCACCTTCGTTGCTATGCTGATGTTCATGGGTGTGCTCAAATGAATGAGCATGGGTGTGTTGGTGGTGATGGGGATGGCTGTGTGTTTGTTTCCCATGTTGATGAACATGCTCGTGTTCATGCTCGTGTTCATGCGTGTGGGTGTGCTCGTGTGCGTGTTTCCCGTGTCCCATGTGAGGCCTCCTTCGTGGCATGATAAGTATGTGGCCGAAATTAATCATGGGTGGCGCTCAAGTCAAATGCTACACTGTCGTCGAAACAGGTCTCTTCGAACCCATAGCGCCATGTTTAAGAACGGCATAGAAAAATAGTGACGATTTTTTGAACAGAATCTTGCCAGGATTAAGATGGATTCGGGCAAGATTAAACTGATATCCAGGGCTCTAAATTTATGTTTTTCCTGACTCTTCAGTATAAAAGGAAGATGGAAAAACAATACTCTCCGATCTAAATCTGCATAGACGATAGCGGAATACCTGTTAAATGCAGAAATAGTTATGCAAAAGAATGCTGATCTCTTGAAAATGGCTTCAGTCGATTAATCTGTTTTGCTTCAGGACTGTTCATGGCATTCCAAAGATCCCAATCCTGTTGCAAACCTAGCCAGAAATCCGCGGACATACCCAAAACACGAGACAGCCGCAATGCAGTATCTGGAGTTACCGAGCGCCTGCCTTTGATAATTTCGTTCAGACGAGGGTAGGAGACGTCAAGAAGACGAGCAAGTTCTGTTTGTGTAAGGTCAAGTGGCTTAACAAATTCCTCTAAAAGCATTTCCCCCGGATGTGTCGGGGGGCGATTACGAGGCAGTCGTCGTCCAACATCAGTGGTAATCTGTGATTTCGATCTCGTAGGCATGGCCTTCCTCCCATTTAAAACAAATTCTGTATTGTTGGTTAATGCGGATACTGTATTGATTCTGCCGGTCGCCTTGCAAGCGCTCCAGTCGATTACCTGGAGGTACATTAAGTTCATTGATCTCTCGAACCCGGTTAATTTGATCCAACTTTCGACGAGCAACCGGCCAAATAGATTGAGGACAGCATTTTCGAGCTTCTCGAGATGCCACACCATCAAAAATATCTTCAGTACCAGCAGACTTAAAGGTTATTATCATGGATCATATTATAACGTGGTCCATTATAATTGTCAAGCTGTTCGACTAATCGCTGTGCAGTTGCCAATCGAAAGAGAACGGCTTGTTACCCGACCATCCTCTCGCAGACCCCTTTGGAACGGATGTTCCGAACGAGGGCGGACCGATTTCCGTCCTCATCTCTATGTAATTATTTCGCTTTTCTCCTTGTCGGCAACTTCTTCCTGCTGGCTACGTGACCATGAGAGCGCGGCAGCGCGCTGGGCGGCGTGATCGCCAACGCCGAGAACAGTACGGCCAGGCTCGGCCGTGGCTTCGGCACACTGAGCATGCCACCAGTCTGTTGACCGTCGATTTCATGCTCCATTGCGCATAAGCTGGTGAGCTTTTTCAGACCCTCCTCAACTGTCAGGTCGAGGTCACGCCAAGCCGCTGCCAGTTTCCGGCGAACCAGATACGCCAGCATCACCACAAAGACATGCCCTCTGGTACGTGACTCTTTCCGTACGTAGATGGGACGAACCTCCAGATGACCGGTCTTGCACGTGCGGAACGCCTGTTCCACCTGGATCAGGTCCTTGTAGCGGTCGTGTATCGTTTTCATCGGCGCGGCATCGGCCGGCAGGTCGGTCTTGATGGCGTAACAGCCATCCAGTTCCTCGACTTCAGCCAGATAGGCCTCGTTCACCTGCACGGTGATCGTACGGTTCGAGCAGGTGGCCTTGATAAAATCATCAACGCCGAGCTGTGCTTCTTTTTCCCACACCTTACGGAGGGCGATTGATTCGTCGGCCCGGGGATGGTCGGCCAGATAGCGATTCTGTTCCCGGGCGAGCGCCTGCACGGCCCTGATCCGCTGTTCACGGGAAGCGGCCAGCTCCGCGGCACGGATCGGATTGCGACGCAGAATGTAGCGGACGCCATGCTGCTCAATCTCGCACAGATCCCGGTCGAACAATCCCAACTGCAGGACCCCGCTGTTCAGCAGAGCCCGGATCTGCGGCTTGGTGATCGCCGTGATGTAGTGGAATCCGGCTGCCTGCAGCTCTTCGATCTGAGCGCTCTTGATCATGCCCCGGTCACCGACCATGGTCACCCGCTGACAACCGAAGTGCCGGGCGGTGGTCTCGATCTGGGCGCCAAAGGTCTTCAGATCAGTGGTGTTGCCCTGAAAGACCCTGACTGATACCGGGGTGCCGTCATCACTGCAGAGCAGGCCGATGACAATCTGTTTCTTGCCCCGCTTCTTGTCCCGGTTGTACCCCCAGTCGCCGAGTTCATTGTGGTCGCCTTCCAGGTAGCTGGAGGTAACATCATAGAGAAACAACGAGGGGGCGTGGTCTGTGAAGGTTGTCTTGAACAGTTTCTGCTCCATGGCGTCCTGCTGCTCGCAGAGCCAGTCCAGGGCCTGGTAGAGATCGTCTTCGGTAAATGAATCAACGCCGAGCAGTTCGCCAACCGCATGTTCTTCAGCCAGGCGGACCGCGCTCAGCCGTGAGCCTTGCTCGATCAGTCGAGCCATGATCATCCACAGGCAGAGCAGGCCGTTTCGTGATGACCCAACGATTGTATCAAGACCCAGCTCGCGGCAAAGGTGCAGCAGCACCCACACGGCGCCAACCGAACGGCCTTGTTTTTGTTTGACACTGCTGCCCAGCAGATGTTCAAGTTCCTGCGGGTTGTCTTTGTGCTTCAGAGCCAGCACGATAGCCTGAAGGCTCCTCGTCGTTTTGTGTGGATTTGATTTTTCAAGAGATCAAACCCACACAAAACGACAAAAAGACAGAAAAACAACATGTTGTTTCATGGGATACCCCCAATCAGGGTACAAAGGCATCTCCAACAATGGCTGCCACCTGAGTGTCCGGAGAGCAGGGCTACTGAAGGCAATCCGAGGTTTTCTGCTCTGGGCGGCATCATTATCTCGGCCCATGCCGAACCCCCTGTCATAGGCAAATTCCACTTGAAACGACGAAAAGCCAGCCTGAATGACAGCCTCCGGGTATTTGGTCAGGTTGAGCAGGGTTCGCTTCTTGACCTTGGAACCGTTTTCACCGCGTTCACGGTATGATTCGCGGAGCAGTATCTGGGTGTAGACCTTGCCGCCTTGGCGGGATTTGACTCGTTCGACATACATAATGGCCACTATTTATCATATATGCATATTTATATCAAGATATTAACCTTATATTAATGGCTACGACAAAGAACCACAAAACCGCATTTTTCGACGTATAATCAGCGACATAGTAAAATTGTAATCCGGAACATCCGTTGGAAGAACAAAAGAGAGATTACATGAGGCAATGTTAACCATCTAAGAAAACAGGTAAATTAAGACTATTCCTGAGTATCTATTCCATACTGGGAATGCGAAGAGCCATTAAGAAGATTAACGGGTATGGAAACGGGTAAGAAAAAAAATCGAATTTATATTTTAAATTAAAATCAATAAATTAGTCGATTATCTATAGTCGACCTACGCACCAAGATACTATCCGATACCATCCAGTATCGTCCAAAAAGGCCACGGTTTCCCGGGGCCTTTTCTGTTTCAACCGGTCAACGTCGTCCTGTAAAAACCATTGGCATCTACCCCTTTTTAATGGGTAGGAAAACGGGAAGAAAAGGGCCGTTATCATTGCGGCTGAGTTGCTACCCGTTACCGCCGGTCGCGCTACCCACGGTATCTATCACGGTATCGTTGAGCTGTGGGCAGTACGACTTCTTTTGAGCAGCATCGGTGATGCTTTTCTCCCACTGACGGAATGAATCAACGTTGATCAACGTATGCTCGGCAAGCTTGGGATTACCTTTTTCGGCGATCTCGCGAATGCCTTCAATTGCGCGGTCGTCGCCCGGAAAATATAGCGGTATGACGCCCATATTCTCGGGACAGGTTGCAAAGATCTTCCTGGAATACCGTTCACGTTCGCAGTCTGCCTGGAATTTTTCCATGCTGAAAAAGGTGAGGTTGCCGAGCGCCCCCATGGCATGCCGTACCATATGAACCCCATATTTGCGTAATGAGTTGCGGCTCAATTCGGACTCGAATACCGCTTCAGGGGTTACTTCAGGAAGACTGGTGCTGCCGCCGGTTTGGGCGGAAGGGAAGCCGGTAATCCAGGTGTTGACGCGGGCCAT encodes the following:
- a CDS encoding ABC transporter ATP-binding protein, translating into MEALLTARGISKHYHVGRERVQAVHDVSLRIGRGECVGLVGESGCGKSTIAGIITSLIPADTGRVLLEGRDISAGCGKKQNACTAIQMVFQSPADSFNPRLTLGDSIREGLINKGIGKKESRKRTIECLGLCGLAKAFVDRYPHQVSGGECQRASIARAIAVQPKLLICDEATSALDVTTQAQVIDLIAKLRRELRMSCLLISHDIALIWEICDRVMIMREGEIIEDGIPSEIISHPRQEGSLKNRG
- a CDS encoding IS5 family transposase, with translation MTQFGLFDYHKRLSRIDKAGDPLIELNKVVDWEQFRVLINRALEKPRKSPAGAKGYDPILLFKILILQSLYNLSDEAMEYQILDRYSFSRFLGIREGSKVPDATTIFRFRDELAKAGVVELLFTQFDQFLREHGFRAQKGQIVDASIIRVPTQRNSREENEDIKAGTPITSWDEPKRRQKDTDARWTKKNGKAFFGYKNHVSIDVGHKFIRSYEVTDASVHDSQVFTELLDPENTSNDVWADSAYRSEESLQELAQQGFQEHLQLKGNRHRKLTDEERQANRTRSKIRSRVEHVFGVMAMRTGSTLMRGIGMVRIRAKIGLRNLAYNVSRFALLATA
- a CDS encoding FmdE family protein — its product is MDKAEALRSIYHDHLIYIQQKVRVDYDNWRQQPVRFYFSGRSFEITTVVCHFRIHPDRPASGYLIQTTDRTVFCLYSQLETVERRQIVARGFWVLSFRIQNDDELMSWYVEDRKMLGNLSLKRITSFHGHVCPELAVGAKFCEFVQNLFNNGIIPVSGYSVLAENNTSALDAIQVLLGATLGNQRLSVTDNGKHVYTLFSHSEKKGWKARLRSLPFDDRRLFESLQETISRERASLDDIVSFQHLLDERVERLLAMSVEELFHIEEASYETVPHESAVAYHLCSVCSDFVLVSHSIKKDDAIMCMPCFQKMALSRLGATGVH
- a CDS encoding HigA family addiction module antitoxin; the encoded protein is MPTRSKSQITTDVGRRLPRNRPPTHPGEMLLEEFVKPLDLTQTELARLLDVSYPRLNEIIKGRRSVTPDTALRLSRVLGMSADFWLGLQQDWDLWNAMNSPEAKQINRLKPFSRDQHSFA
- a CDS encoding type II toxin-antitoxin system RelE/ParE family toxin, with translation MIITFKSAGTEDIFDGVASREARKCCPQSIWPVARRKLDQINRVREINELNVPPGNRLERLQGDRQNQYSIRINQQYRICFKWEEGHAYEIEITDYH
- a CDS encoding IS1634 family transposase; translation: MLALKHKDNPQELEHLLGSSVKQKQGRSVGAVWVLLHLCRELGLDTIVGSSRNGLLCLWMIMARLIEQGSRLSAVRLAEEHAVGELLGVDSFTEDDLYQALDWLCEQQDAMEQKLFKTTFTDHAPSLFLYDVTSSYLEGDHNELGDWGYNRDKKRGKKQIVIGLLCSDDGTPVSVRVFQGNTTDLKTFGAQIETTARHFGCQRVTMVGDRGMIKSAQIEELQAAGFHYITAITKPQIRALLNSGVLQLGLFDRDLCEIEQHGVRYILRRNPIRAAELAASREQRIRAVQALAREQNRYLADHPRADESIALRKVWEKEAQLGVDDFIKATCSNRTITVQVNEAYLAEVEELDGCYAIKTDLPADAAPMKTIHDRYKDLIQVEQAFRTCKTGHLEVRPIYVRKESRTRGHVFVVMLAYLVRRKLAAAWRDLDLTVEEGLKKLTSLCAMEHEIDGQQTGGMLSVPKPRPSLAVLFSALAITPPSALPRSHGHVASRKKLPTRRKAK
- a CDS encoding trimethylamine methyltransferase family protein is translated as MENFILLLVDQTIAGVSGAASPEAFLTQTHAQVLFMMIIAQTVNPGIVCVHCGIPSVTDTGGNLSYSSPHQTIINAAMARVNTWITGFPSAQTGGSTSLPEVTPEAVFESELSRNSLRKYGVHMVRHAMGALGNLTFFSMEKFQADCERERYSRKIFATCPENMGVIPLYFPGDDRAIEGIREIAEKGNPKLAEHTLINVDSFRQWEKSITDAAQKKSYCPQLNDTVIDTVGSATGGNG